A window of Xiphophorus hellerii strain 12219 chromosome 7, Xiphophorus_hellerii-4.1, whole genome shotgun sequence contains these coding sequences:
- the mcf2lb gene encoding guanine nucleotide exchange factor DBS isoform X6: MLLWMKTEEMALGELLERLRSVTQTIDEIMQLDTNPPRAADITPDLRKQFAFLSGGRGDNGSPIIVFPEFPAFGEITDREFHNVLTYLTSVPSLSSTDVGFILVIDRRQDRWAAVKGTLLRIAGSFPGNLQLVLVLRPTTLLQRTLSDILFKFNKDEFKMKVPVIMLSSLSELHSYIDRTQLTRELGGTQDYCHEKWISHRTAIEGFALMVKRTAQTLQSFGTELAETELPNEIKTTTILLSTHTSKRDKMKEDILVALDQGSRLLESINEPVIRDPDHNMNQDELENLATVQRLLSQLDETERAFEEFWVRHQTKLEQCLQLRHFEHNYREVRGLLDSLSEKLVTFSEVGISPAHADHIFCELTSFEERVCEALDRALALSHEGDELIQKSHYAEDSIQPKCSELRAVSESLSFNLRTKKDYLLKAMELHHRLERASKWVDDGIYLLASQPVDKCQSHEGAELALQELERYLDNAGQNQLTDLGAIWKEYEEVLNQQFREQVEKVYQKQASMQEMFDKRKISLKKLAAKQTRPVQPVAPRPEAFIKSPLNSPAHKAQLEKNSESNLSSEKRNGQLQNEDGGSRHASQSEEEENLAVLRRHVMNELLETERAYVEELLCVLQGYASEMENPTMSHLIPAPLQNKKEVLFGNMPEIYHFHKRTFLRELELYTDCPELVGRCFLERMTDLQIYEKYCHNKPRSESLWRQCSDCAFFQECQKKLEHKLGLDSYLLKPVQRITKYQLLLKEMLKYSKGCDGADDLQEALTSILGILKAVNDSMHLIAITGFEGNMSELGKLLMQGSFSVWTEHKKGHAKVKDLARFKPMQRHLFLHEKALLFCKRREENGEGYEKAPSYSFKQSLSMNAVGFTENAKGDNKKFEIWSSSREEVYIVQAPTAEVKTTWVNEIRKVLTTQLEACREASQQRAPDQVFQFPPVPTSTVSLSPLKTSQKVKKGEEKKAEPCSPDVTSTCSPKLTVKDEAVTSPTSDRAAAAKKRFTLQGFSNLKTQKEPTSTDDKCYTFPMIICPSSGSSTSPDHNTKRQSDPTPFGFKGWNKTSLSLDEHDGYSSAEEPLNSDPEDENHKKLCAGKYTVMADYENGAAEELLVKSGDMVQLVKEGDDGQWFVRNLNTSKESWMAAANLMTLMEKSKSCQSLSSSEGSGNLSTSSSCSET, encoded by the exons ATGAGATCATGCAGCTGGACACCAATCCCCCCCGCGCTGCTGACATCACGCCTGATCTCAGAAAACAGTTTGCCTTCCTTTCAG GCGGTAGAGGAGATAACGGCAGTCCCATCATTGTGTTTCCAGAGTTTCCTGCATTTGGGGAAATCACGGACAGAGAGTTTCACAACGTCCTAACCTATCTAACAAGTGTGCCTAG cttGTCATCAACAGACGTAGGTTTCATCCTGGTCATCGATCGCAGGCAGGACCGATGGGCGGCTGTCAAGGGGACTCTGCTTCGTATTGCA GGCTCCTTCCCCGGGAATCTCCAGCTGGTCCTGGTTCTGCGGCCCACCACCCTGCTGCAGAGGACGCTCTCAGACATCCTCTTTAAGTTCAACAAGGATGAGTTCAAGATGAAGGTGCCG GTGATCATGCTGAGCTCCTTGAGTGAGCTGCACTCCTACATCGACCGCACCCAGCTGACGCGGGAACTCGGGGGAACGCAGGACTACTGCCATGAGAAGTGGATCTCACATCGAACT GCCATTGAGGGATTTGCACTGATGGTGAAGAGAACAGCGCAGACCCTGCAGTCATTTGGGACGGAGCTGGCAGAAACTGAACTCCCAAATGAAATTAAGACAACAACCATCCTGCTTAGCACACACACCAGCAAGAGGGACAAAATGAAG GAGGACATACTGGTTGCTCTGGATCAAGGCAGCAGGCTGCTGGAGAGCATCAATGAACCTGTAATAAGAGACCCTGACCACAACATGAACCAGGACGAACTGGAAAACCTAGCAACAGTACAAAG ACTGCTGTCTCAGCTGGACGAGACAGAAAGGGCttttgaggagttctgggtgaGGCATCAGACCAAACTGGAGCAGTGTTTGCAACTGCGACACTTTGAGCACAACTACAGAGAG GTCAGAGGTTTGCTGGACAGCCTGTCGGAGAAGCTGGTAACCTTCTCCGAGGTTGGGATCAGCCCCGCTCACGCTGACCACATCTTCTGTGAGCTCACCTCCTTTGAAGAGCGAGTCTGT GAGGCTCTGGACAGAGCCTTGGCGCTGTCTCATGAGGGTGATGAGCTCATCCAGAAGTCCCACTACGCCGAGGACTCCATTCAGCCCAAATGCAGCGAGCTGAGAGCCGTCAGCGAGAGCCTGAGCTTCAACCTCAGGACCAAGAAGGACTACCTGCTGAAAGCCATGGAGCTGCACCATCGGCTGGAGAGG GCATCTAAATGGGTCGACGATGGCATCTATCTGCTGGCCTCTCAGCCAGTAGACAAGTGCCAGTCCCATGAGGGGGCCGAGCTGGCCTTGCAGGAGTTGGAGCGTTACCTAGACAACGCTGGTCAGAATCAACTGACTGACCTCGGCGCCATCTGGAAGGAGTACGAGGAAGTGCTGAACCAGCAGTTCAGG GAGCAAGTGGAGAAAGTTTACCAAAAGCAAGCGTCCATGCAGGAGATGTTTGACAAGCGGAAGATCAGCCTCAAGAAGCTAGCAGCCAAACAAACCAGGCCAGTGCAGCCAGTGGCTCCGAGACCAGAAGCCTTCATCAAATCACCGCTCAACTCTCCTG CGCACAAAGCACAGCTGGAAAAAAATTCGGAGTCCAACCTCAGCTCTGAAAAA AGAAACGGCCAACTGCAGAACGAAGACGGTGGCAGCAGACACGCGTCTCAgtcggaggaggaggagaacctGGCGGTGCTCCGGCG ACATGTAATGAACGAGCTGCTGGAAACCGAGAGGGCCTATGTGGAGGAGCTactctgtgtgctgcag GGTTATGCCTCTGAGATGGAGAATCCAACCATGTCTCACCTCATCCCCGCGCCTTTGCAGAACAAAAAGGAGGTTCTGTTTGGTAACATGCCAGAGATTTACCATTTTCATAAAAG AACCTTTCTGAGGGAGTTGGAGCTTTACACAGACTGCCCAGAGTTAGTGGGAAGATGCTTTTTGGAGAgg aTGACTGACCTGCAGATCTACGAGAAGTACTGTCACAATAAACCTCGGTCTGAGAGCCTCTGGAGGCAGTGTTCAGACTGCGCCTTCTTCCAG GAATGTCAGAAGAAGCTTGAACATAAGCTGGGTTTAGATTCATATCTGCTGAAGCCAGTTCAGAGAATAACCAAAtatcagctgctgctgaaa GAAATGCTTAAGTACAGTAAGGGCTGCGATGGAGCGGATGACCTGCAGGAGGCGCTGACCTCCATTTTGGGCATCCTCAAGGCTGTCAACGACTCCATGCATCTCATCGCCATCACAGGATTTGAG GGTAATATGAGTGAACTAGGAAAGCTCCTCATGCAGGGCTCATTCAGCGTTTGGACTGAGCACAAAAAAGGTCACGCCAAAGTTAAAGACCTGGCTCGTTTCAAGCCCATGCAGAGACACCTGTTCCTCCACGAGAAGGCTCTGCTCTTCTGCAAGAGGAGGGAGGAGAACGGAGAGGGCTACGAGAAGGCTCCTTCATACAGCTTCAAACAGTCACTTAGT ATGAATGCAGTGGGGTTCACTGAGAATGCAAAGGGAGACAACAAGAAGTTTGAAATCTGGTCCAGCTCCAGAGAAGAGGTTTATATTGTTCAG GCACCAACTGCTGAAGTAAAAACCACATGGGTGAATGAGATCAGAAAGGTTCTCACAACCCAGCTGGAGGCCTGCAGAG AAGCCAGCCAGCAGAGGGCACCAGATCAAGTGTTTCAGTTTCCCCCGGTGCCAACCAGTACAGTGAGTCTCAG TCCTTTAAAGACGAGCCAGAAGGTTAAAAAAGGAGAGGAGAAGAAGGCTGAGCCATGCAGCCCTGATGTCACCTCTACTTGTTCACCAAAGCTCACAGTGAAAG ACGAAGCAGTGACAAGCCCGACCTCAGACAGAGCTGCTGCGGCTAAAAAGCGTTTTACTTTACAGGGCTTCAGTAACCTCAAAACTCAGAAAG AGCCCACAAGCACTGATGACAAATGTTATACGTTCCCCATGATAATCTGCCCATCTTCAG GATCCTCCACCAGCCCAGACCACAACACCAAACGGCAGAGTGATCCCACGCCTTTTGGCTTCAAAG GATGGAATAAGACCTCCCTATCATTGGACGAACACGACGGCTACTCCAGCGCCGAGGAGCCTCTTAACTCTGATCCAGAAGACGAAAACCACAAGAAGCTG TGTGCTGGGAAATACACCGTAATGGCAGACTACGAGAACGGAGCTGCAGAAGAGCTTTTAGTGAAGAGTGGAGACATGGTGCAGCTGGTGAAGGAGGGGGACGACGGACAGTG GTTTGTGCGCAACCTCAACACATCTAAGGAGAGCTGGATGGCCGCTGCTAATCTCATGACCCTCATGGAGAAGTCCAAGTCTTGTCAGTCTCTCAGCAGCTCTG AAGGCAGTGGGAACCTCAGCacatcctccagctgcagcgaGACCTAA
- the mcf2lb gene encoding guanine nucleotide exchange factor DBS isoform X2, with the protein MANSSFLVEEDVDLGLDCGFSTKENQELTLAEHMIVDSDECLEKQVLDLFVTAGWTEFLSTGKEQREGVPGGDGKRQADGEEIWADRVLVESGENERMMEEKTDNRTEEEMDEDLHTRLNPKDECGCRHVRISLEEVERFYKFSCRCHWLCDEIMQLDTNPPRAADITPDLRKQFAFLSGGRGDNGSPIIVFPEFPAFGEITDREFHNVLTYLTSVPSLSSTDVGFILVIDRRQDRWAAVKGTLLRIAGSFPGNLQLVLVLRPTTLLQRTLSDILFKFNKDEFKMKVPVIMLSSLSELHSYIDRTQLTRELGGTQDYCHEKWISHRTAIEGFALMVKRTAQTLQSFGTELAETELPNEIKTTTILLSTHTSKRDKMKEDILVALDQGSRLLESINEPVIRDPDHNMNQDELENLATVQRLLSQLDETERAFEEFWVRHQTKLEQCLQLRHFEHNYREVRGLLDSLSEKLVTFSEVGISPAHADHIFCELTSFEERVCEALDRALALSHEGDELIQKSHYAEDSIQPKCSELRAVSESLSFNLRTKKDYLLKAMELHHRLERASKWVDDGIYLLASQPVDKCQSHEGAELALQELERYLDNAGQNQLTDLGAIWKEYEEVLNQQFREQVEKVYQKQASMQEMFDKRKISLKKLAAKQTRPVQPVAPRPEAFIKSPLNSPAHKAQLEKNSESNLSSEKRNGQLQNEDGGSRHASQSEEEENLAVLRRHVMNELLETERAYVEELLCVLQGYASEMENPTMSHLIPAPLQNKKEVLFGNMPEIYHFHKRTFLRELELYTDCPELVGRCFLERMTDLQIYEKYCHNKPRSESLWRQCSDCAFFQECQKKLEHKLGLDSYLLKPVQRITKYQLLLKEMLKYSKGCDGADDLQEALTSILGILKAVNDSMHLIAITGFEGNMSELGKLLMQGSFSVWTEHKKGHAKVKDLARFKPMQRHLFLHEKALLFCKRREENGEGYEKAPSYSFKQSLSMNAVGFTENAKGDNKKFEIWSSSREEVYIVQAPTAEVKTTWVNEIRKVLTTQLEACRASQQRAPDQVFQFPPVPTSTVSLSPLKTSQKVKKGEEKKAEPCSPDVTSTCSPKLTVKDEAVTSPTSDRAAAAKKRFTLQGFSNLKTQKEPTSTDDKCYTFPMIICPSSGSSTSPDHNTKRQSDPTPFGFKGWNKTSLSLDEHDGYSSAEEPLNSDPEDENHKKLCAGKYTVMADYENGAAEELLVKSGDMVQLVKEGDDGQWFVRNLNTSKESWMAAANLMTLMEKSKSCQSLSSSEGSGNLSTSSSCSET; encoded by the exons ATGGCAAATTCAAGCTTCCTCGTGGAGGAGGATGTGGACCTCGGGTTAGATTGTGGGTTTAGCACAAAGGAAAACCAGGAGCTAACTCTGGCAGAACATATGATTGTAGATTCTGATGAATGCCTAGAAAAGCAAGTCTTGGATTTGTTTGTGACTGCAGGTTGGACAGAGTTTCTGTCTACTGGTAAGGAGCAAAGAGAGGGGGTTCCAGGAGGAGATGGAAAGAGACAAGCGGATGGAGAGGAGATCTGGGCTGATAGAGTTTTAGTGGAGAGTGGAGAGAATGAACGAATGATGGAAGAAAAGACAGATAATCGGActgaggaagagatggatgaagATCTGCATACACGTTTGAATCCTAAAGACGAGTGTGGATGTCGTCATGTTCGGATTTCTCTTGAAGAGGTGGAGAGATTCTACAAATTTTCCTGTCGTTGCCACTGGCTCTGTG ATGAGATCATGCAGCTGGACACCAATCCCCCCCGCGCTGCTGACATCACGCCTGATCTCAGAAAACAGTTTGCCTTCCTTTCAG GCGGTAGAGGAGATAACGGCAGTCCCATCATTGTGTTTCCAGAGTTTCCTGCATTTGGGGAAATCACGGACAGAGAGTTTCACAACGTCCTAACCTATCTAACAAGTGTGCCTAG cttGTCATCAACAGACGTAGGTTTCATCCTGGTCATCGATCGCAGGCAGGACCGATGGGCGGCTGTCAAGGGGACTCTGCTTCGTATTGCA GGCTCCTTCCCCGGGAATCTCCAGCTGGTCCTGGTTCTGCGGCCCACCACCCTGCTGCAGAGGACGCTCTCAGACATCCTCTTTAAGTTCAACAAGGATGAGTTCAAGATGAAGGTGCCG GTGATCATGCTGAGCTCCTTGAGTGAGCTGCACTCCTACATCGACCGCACCCAGCTGACGCGGGAACTCGGGGGAACGCAGGACTACTGCCATGAGAAGTGGATCTCACATCGAACT GCCATTGAGGGATTTGCACTGATGGTGAAGAGAACAGCGCAGACCCTGCAGTCATTTGGGACGGAGCTGGCAGAAACTGAACTCCCAAATGAAATTAAGACAACAACCATCCTGCTTAGCACACACACCAGCAAGAGGGACAAAATGAAG GAGGACATACTGGTTGCTCTGGATCAAGGCAGCAGGCTGCTGGAGAGCATCAATGAACCTGTAATAAGAGACCCTGACCACAACATGAACCAGGACGAACTGGAAAACCTAGCAACAGTACAAAG ACTGCTGTCTCAGCTGGACGAGACAGAAAGGGCttttgaggagttctgggtgaGGCATCAGACCAAACTGGAGCAGTGTTTGCAACTGCGACACTTTGAGCACAACTACAGAGAG GTCAGAGGTTTGCTGGACAGCCTGTCGGAGAAGCTGGTAACCTTCTCCGAGGTTGGGATCAGCCCCGCTCACGCTGACCACATCTTCTGTGAGCTCACCTCCTTTGAAGAGCGAGTCTGT GAGGCTCTGGACAGAGCCTTGGCGCTGTCTCATGAGGGTGATGAGCTCATCCAGAAGTCCCACTACGCCGAGGACTCCATTCAGCCCAAATGCAGCGAGCTGAGAGCCGTCAGCGAGAGCCTGAGCTTCAACCTCAGGACCAAGAAGGACTACCTGCTGAAAGCCATGGAGCTGCACCATCGGCTGGAGAGG GCATCTAAATGGGTCGACGATGGCATCTATCTGCTGGCCTCTCAGCCAGTAGACAAGTGCCAGTCCCATGAGGGGGCCGAGCTGGCCTTGCAGGAGTTGGAGCGTTACCTAGACAACGCTGGTCAGAATCAACTGACTGACCTCGGCGCCATCTGGAAGGAGTACGAGGAAGTGCTGAACCAGCAGTTCAGG GAGCAAGTGGAGAAAGTTTACCAAAAGCAAGCGTCCATGCAGGAGATGTTTGACAAGCGGAAGATCAGCCTCAAGAAGCTAGCAGCCAAACAAACCAGGCCAGTGCAGCCAGTGGCTCCGAGACCAGAAGCCTTCATCAAATCACCGCTCAACTCTCCTG CGCACAAAGCACAGCTGGAAAAAAATTCGGAGTCCAACCTCAGCTCTGAAAAA AGAAACGGCCAACTGCAGAACGAAGACGGTGGCAGCAGACACGCGTCTCAgtcggaggaggaggagaacctGGCGGTGCTCCGGCG ACATGTAATGAACGAGCTGCTGGAAACCGAGAGGGCCTATGTGGAGGAGCTactctgtgtgctgcag GGTTATGCCTCTGAGATGGAGAATCCAACCATGTCTCACCTCATCCCCGCGCCTTTGCAGAACAAAAAGGAGGTTCTGTTTGGTAACATGCCAGAGATTTACCATTTTCATAAAAG AACCTTTCTGAGGGAGTTGGAGCTTTACACAGACTGCCCAGAGTTAGTGGGAAGATGCTTTTTGGAGAgg aTGACTGACCTGCAGATCTACGAGAAGTACTGTCACAATAAACCTCGGTCTGAGAGCCTCTGGAGGCAGTGTTCAGACTGCGCCTTCTTCCAG GAATGTCAGAAGAAGCTTGAACATAAGCTGGGTTTAGATTCATATCTGCTGAAGCCAGTTCAGAGAATAACCAAAtatcagctgctgctgaaa GAAATGCTTAAGTACAGTAAGGGCTGCGATGGAGCGGATGACCTGCAGGAGGCGCTGACCTCCATTTTGGGCATCCTCAAGGCTGTCAACGACTCCATGCATCTCATCGCCATCACAGGATTTGAG GGTAATATGAGTGAACTAGGAAAGCTCCTCATGCAGGGCTCATTCAGCGTTTGGACTGAGCACAAAAAAGGTCACGCCAAAGTTAAAGACCTGGCTCGTTTCAAGCCCATGCAGAGACACCTGTTCCTCCACGAGAAGGCTCTGCTCTTCTGCAAGAGGAGGGAGGAGAACGGAGAGGGCTACGAGAAGGCTCCTTCATACAGCTTCAAACAGTCACTTAGT ATGAATGCAGTGGGGTTCACTGAGAATGCAAAGGGAGACAACAAGAAGTTTGAAATCTGGTCCAGCTCCAGAGAAGAGGTTTATATTGTTCAG GCACCAACTGCTGAAGTAAAAACCACATGGGTGAATGAGATCAGAAAGGTTCTCACAACCCAGCTGGAGGCCTGCAGAG CCAGCCAGCAGAGGGCACCAGATCAAGTGTTTCAGTTTCCCCCGGTGCCAACCAGTACAGTGAGTCTCAG TCCTTTAAAGACGAGCCAGAAGGTTAAAAAAGGAGAGGAGAAGAAGGCTGAGCCATGCAGCCCTGATGTCACCTCTACTTGTTCACCAAAGCTCACAGTGAAAG ACGAAGCAGTGACAAGCCCGACCTCAGACAGAGCTGCTGCGGCTAAAAAGCGTTTTACTTTACAGGGCTTCAGTAACCTCAAAACTCAGAAAG AGCCCACAAGCACTGATGACAAATGTTATACGTTCCCCATGATAATCTGCCCATCTTCAG GATCCTCCACCAGCCCAGACCACAACACCAAACGGCAGAGTGATCCCACGCCTTTTGGCTTCAAAG GATGGAATAAGACCTCCCTATCATTGGACGAACACGACGGCTACTCCAGCGCCGAGGAGCCTCTTAACTCTGATCCAGAAGACGAAAACCACAAGAAGCTG TGTGCTGGGAAATACACCGTAATGGCAGACTACGAGAACGGAGCTGCAGAAGAGCTTTTAGTGAAGAGTGGAGACATGGTGCAGCTGGTGAAGGAGGGGGACGACGGACAGTG GTTTGTGCGCAACCTCAACACATCTAAGGAGAGCTGGATGGCCGCTGCTAATCTCATGACCCTCATGGAGAAGTCCAAGTCTTGTCAGTCTCTCAGCAGCTCTG AAGGCAGTGGGAACCTCAGCacatcctccagctgcagcgaGACCTAA
- the mcf2lb gene encoding guanine nucleotide exchange factor DBS isoform X7, with product MKRMVRKTRKRSSESERGIPMVPLKSNEIMQLDTNPPRAADITPDLRKQFAFLSGGRGDNGSPIIVFPEFPAFGEITDREFHNVLTYLTSVPSLSSTDVGFILVIDRRQDRWAAVKGTLLRIAGSFPGNLQLVLVLRPTTLLQRTLSDILFKFNKDEFKMKVPVIMLSSLSELHSYIDRTQLTRELGGTQDYCHEKWISHRTAIEGFALMVKRTAQTLQSFGTELAETELPNEIKTTTILLSTHTSKRDKMKEDILVALDQGSRLLESINEPVIRDPDHNMNQDELENLATVQRLLSQLDETERAFEEFWVRHQTKLEQCLQLRHFEHNYREVRGLLDSLSEKLVTFSEVGISPAHADHIFCELTSFEERVCEALDRALALSHEGDELIQKSHYAEDSIQPKCSELRAVSESLSFNLRTKKDYLLKAMELHHRLERASKWVDDGIYLLASQPVDKCQSHEGAELALQELERYLDNAGQNQLTDLGAIWKEYEEVLNQQFREQVEKVYQKQASMQEMFDKRKISLKKLAAKQTRPVQPVAPRPEAFIKSPLNSPAHKAQLEKNSESNLSSEKRNGQLQNEDGGSRHASQSEEEENLAVLRRHVMNELLETERAYVEELLCVLQGYASEMENPTMSHLIPAPLQNKKEVLFGNMPEIYHFHKRTFLRELELYTDCPELVGRCFLERMTDLQIYEKYCHNKPRSESLWRQCSDCAFFQECQKKLEHKLGLDSYLLKPVQRITKYQLLLKEMLKYSKGCDGADDLQEALTSILGILKAVNDSMHLIAITGFEGNMSELGKLLMQGSFSVWTEHKKGHAKVKDLARFKPMQRHLFLHEKALLFCKRREENGEGYEKAPSYSFKQSLSMNAVGFTENAKGDNKKFEIWSSSREEVYIVQAPTAEVKTTWVNEIRKVLTTQLEACREASQQRAPDQVFQFPPVPTSTVSLSPLKTSQKVKKGEEKKAEPCSPDVTSTCSPKLTVKDEAVTSPTSDRAAAAKKRFTLQGFSNLKTQKEPTSTDDKCYTFPMIICPSSGSSTSPDHNTKRQSDPTPFGFKGWNKTSLSLDEHDGYSSAEEPLNSDPEDENHKKLCAGKYTVMADYENGAAEELLVKSGDMVQLVKEGDDGQWFVRNLNTSKESWMAAANLMTLMEKSKSCQSLSSSEGSGNLSTSSSCSET from the exons ATGAAAAGAATGGTAAGGAAAACGAGGAAACGTTCTTCTGAATCAGAGAGAGGGATACCAATGGTACCACTTAAGTCAA ATGAGATCATGCAGCTGGACACCAATCCCCCCCGCGCTGCTGACATCACGCCTGATCTCAGAAAACAGTTTGCCTTCCTTTCAG GCGGTAGAGGAGATAACGGCAGTCCCATCATTGTGTTTCCAGAGTTTCCTGCATTTGGGGAAATCACGGACAGAGAGTTTCACAACGTCCTAACCTATCTAACAAGTGTGCCTAG cttGTCATCAACAGACGTAGGTTTCATCCTGGTCATCGATCGCAGGCAGGACCGATGGGCGGCTGTCAAGGGGACTCTGCTTCGTATTGCA GGCTCCTTCCCCGGGAATCTCCAGCTGGTCCTGGTTCTGCGGCCCACCACCCTGCTGCAGAGGACGCTCTCAGACATCCTCTTTAAGTTCAACAAGGATGAGTTCAAGATGAAGGTGCCG GTGATCATGCTGAGCTCCTTGAGTGAGCTGCACTCCTACATCGACCGCACCCAGCTGACGCGGGAACTCGGGGGAACGCAGGACTACTGCCATGAGAAGTGGATCTCACATCGAACT GCCATTGAGGGATTTGCACTGATGGTGAAGAGAACAGCGCAGACCCTGCAGTCATTTGGGACGGAGCTGGCAGAAACTGAACTCCCAAATGAAATTAAGACAACAACCATCCTGCTTAGCACACACACCAGCAAGAGGGACAAAATGAAG GAGGACATACTGGTTGCTCTGGATCAAGGCAGCAGGCTGCTGGAGAGCATCAATGAACCTGTAATAAGAGACCCTGACCACAACATGAACCAGGACGAACTGGAAAACCTAGCAACAGTACAAAG ACTGCTGTCTCAGCTGGACGAGACAGAAAGGGCttttgaggagttctgggtgaGGCATCAGACCAAACTGGAGCAGTGTTTGCAACTGCGACACTTTGAGCACAACTACAGAGAG GTCAGAGGTTTGCTGGACAGCCTGTCGGAGAAGCTGGTAACCTTCTCCGAGGTTGGGATCAGCCCCGCTCACGCTGACCACATCTTCTGTGAGCTCACCTCCTTTGAAGAGCGAGTCTGT GAGGCTCTGGACAGAGCCTTGGCGCTGTCTCATGAGGGTGATGAGCTCATCCAGAAGTCCCACTACGCCGAGGACTCCATTCAGCCCAAATGCAGCGAGCTGAGAGCCGTCAGCGAGAGCCTGAGCTTCAACCTCAGGACCAAGAAGGACTACCTGCTGAAAGCCATGGAGCTGCACCATCGGCTGGAGAGG GCATCTAAATGGGTCGACGATGGCATCTATCTGCTGGCCTCTCAGCCAGTAGACAAGTGCCAGTCCCATGAGGGGGCCGAGCTGGCCTTGCAGGAGTTGGAGCGTTACCTAGACAACGCTGGTCAGAATCAACTGACTGACCTCGGCGCCATCTGGAAGGAGTACGAGGAAGTGCTGAACCAGCAGTTCAGG GAGCAAGTGGAGAAAGTTTACCAAAAGCAAGCGTCCATGCAGGAGATGTTTGACAAGCGGAAGATCAGCCTCAAGAAGCTAGCAGCCAAACAAACCAGGCCAGTGCAGCCAGTGGCTCCGAGACCAGAAGCCTTCATCAAATCACCGCTCAACTCTCCTG CGCACAAAGCACAGCTGGAAAAAAATTCGGAGTCCAACCTCAGCTCTGAAAAA AGAAACGGCCAACTGCAGAACGAAGACGGTGGCAGCAGACACGCGTCTCAgtcggaggaggaggagaacctGGCGGTGCTCCGGCG ACATGTAATGAACGAGCTGCTGGAAACCGAGAGGGCCTATGTGGAGGAGCTactctgtgtgctgcag GGTTATGCCTCTGAGATGGAGAATCCAACCATGTCTCACCTCATCCCCGCGCCTTTGCAGAACAAAAAGGAGGTTCTGTTTGGTAACATGCCAGAGATTTACCATTTTCATAAAAG AACCTTTCTGAGGGAGTTGGAGCTTTACACAGACTGCCCAGAGTTAGTGGGAAGATGCTTTTTGGAGAgg aTGACTGACCTGCAGATCTACGAGAAGTACTGTCACAATAAACCTCGGTCTGAGAGCCTCTGGAGGCAGTGTTCAGACTGCGCCTTCTTCCAG GAATGTCAGAAGAAGCTTGAACATAAGCTGGGTTTAGATTCATATCTGCTGAAGCCAGTTCAGAGAATAACCAAAtatcagctgctgctgaaa GAAATGCTTAAGTACAGTAAGGGCTGCGATGGAGCGGATGACCTGCAGGAGGCGCTGACCTCCATTTTGGGCATCCTCAAGGCTGTCAACGACTCCATGCATCTCATCGCCATCACAGGATTTGAG GGTAATATGAGTGAACTAGGAAAGCTCCTCATGCAGGGCTCATTCAGCGTTTGGACTGAGCACAAAAAAGGTCACGCCAAAGTTAAAGACCTGGCTCGTTTCAAGCCCATGCAGAGACACCTGTTCCTCCACGAGAAGGCTCTGCTCTTCTGCAAGAGGAGGGAGGAGAACGGAGAGGGCTACGAGAAGGCTCCTTCATACAGCTTCAAACAGTCACTTAGT ATGAATGCAGTGGGGTTCACTGAGAATGCAAAGGGAGACAACAAGAAGTTTGAAATCTGGTCCAGCTCCAGAGAAGAGGTTTATATTGTTCAG GCACCAACTGCTGAAGTAAAAACCACATGGGTGAATGAGATCAGAAAGGTTCTCACAACCCAGCTGGAGGCCTGCAGAG AAGCCAGCCAGCAGAGGGCACCAGATCAAGTGTTTCAGTTTCCCCCGGTGCCAACCAGTACAGTGAGTCTCAG TCCTTTAAAGACGAGCCAGAAGGTTAAAAAAGGAGAGGAGAAGAAGGCTGAGCCATGCAGCCCTGATGTCACCTCTACTTGTTCACCAAAGCTCACAGTGAAAG ACGAAGCAGTGACAAGCCCGACCTCAGACAGAGCTGCTGCGGCTAAAAAGCGTTTTACTTTACAGGGCTTCAGTAACCTCAAAACTCAGAAAG AGCCCACAAGCACTGATGACAAATGTTATACGTTCCCCATGATAATCTGCCCATCTTCAG GATCCTCCACCAGCCCAGACCACAACACCAAACGGCAGAGTGATCCCACGCCTTTTGGCTTCAAAG GATGGAATAAGACCTCCCTATCATTGGACGAACACGACGGCTACTCCAGCGCCGAGGAGCCTCTTAACTCTGATCCAGAAGACGAAAACCACAAGAAGCTG TGTGCTGGGAAATACACCGTAATGGCAGACTACGAGAACGGAGCTGCAGAAGAGCTTTTAGTGAAGAGTGGAGACATGGTGCAGCTGGTGAAGGAGGGGGACGACGGACAGTG GTTTGTGCGCAACCTCAACACATCTAAGGAGAGCTGGATGGCCGCTGCTAATCTCATGACCCTCATGGAGAAGTCCAAGTCTTGTCAGTCTCTCAGCAGCTCTG AAGGCAGTGGGAACCTCAGCacatcctccagctgcagcgaGACCTAA